A genomic window from Vigna radiata var. radiata cultivar VC1973A chromosome 2, Vradiata_ver6, whole genome shotgun sequence includes:
- the LOC106780024 gene encoding dirigent protein 23-like, which translates to MVSSKFFAFSILLLSTTVVNVTEAQEPLPKTMVLYLQETLKGPNATISPIIGLTGKDWSFHQFGTIFAVDDAVMLSPNQFSSVVGRAQGLLVVSAQDGANVFVSLSIVFTNLQYSGSSIEIQGVSRQSEKYREVSIVSGTGKFRFVKGYAAFQTIFYDVQTSHSTLSFTLTFQ; encoded by the coding sequence ATGGTATCCTCCAAATTCTTCGCCTTTTCAATACTCTTGCTATCCACAACAGTGGTTAACGTAACCGAAGCCCAAGAGCCTCTTCCAAAAACCATGGTTTTGTATCTCCAAGAAACACTAAAAGGACCCAACGCAACCATTTCTCCGATCATTGGCCTCACCGGAAAAGACTGGTCCTTCCACCAATTCGGAACCATATTTGCAGTGGACGACGCTGTCATGCTGAGCCCAAACCAATTCTCCTCTGTAGTGGGCCGGGCCCAAGGCCTGCTTGTAGTATCGGCCCAGGATGGGGCCAATGTGTTTGTTTCACTTTCAATTGTGTTTACGAACTTGCAGTACAGTGGTAGCAGTATAGAGATCCAAGGCGTTAGTCGTCAATCTGAGAAATACAGAGAAGTCTCTATTGTCTCTGGAACTGGCAAATTTCGATTTGTAAAGGGCTATGCTGCATTTCAGACCATATTCTATGATGTCCAAACTTCACATTCCACCCTCTCTTTCACTCTAACTTTCCAATGA